CATCGTCTCGGGCCAGTGCACCATGGGGATCGTCGCGAAAGTGAGGCTGCGGGCGCCCAGCGTCAGAGTTTCGCCGTCCTTCACTTCTTTCGCGTTCACGGACGGGCCGTAGAACTGACCGATGAAGGCAAGCGCCTGCTTGTCGGCGACGACGGCGATGTTGGGGTACACCTGGCGCAGCATGCGGATGGCGCTGGAATGGTCGGGTTCGACGTGGTTGACGATCAGATAGTCCACGGGACGGGCGCCGATGATGCTCTGGATGCGCTCGAGATATTCGCCGAAGAACTCGGCCTTGACGCCGTCGATCAGCGCCACCTTTTCGTCGTCGATCAGATAGGAATTGTAGGAGACGCCGTAGGGCAGCGACCACAGATTTTCAAAGAGCGGCGTCTTGCGGTCGTTGACGCCGACCCACCAGATTTTGTCCGAGACAGAAATCGCCTTCAACATGAAAAAAAACCTCCCGGTCCAGAGTGTACTTTGACGCGCCGTGGGCACGAAACGATGGATATATGAAAACTATATCATTATACGATCCGGAGTCGGGACATGCAAGGCGGGCGAAAGCCCTTGCTCCCCGCGCCCGCCGCGGACGGCCCAAAAATTTTTCCGCAAAAAAACGGCGGGAGGTTATAATGATCGGCAGGACACGATCACATTTTTGCAAGGAGGTTTTTCGCGATGTTTTTCTCCGTTCTTCTCGTCCTTCTGACGCTGGGCGCGTTGCTGGCGTCCGCCTCCGCGGCGCGGGGCTGCACGACCATGGGAGCGGGACGCCAAGCCACCGCCGACGGTTCGGTGCTGGTCACTCACAGCTGCGACGGCTGGTACGACCAGCGCCTTCGCGTGATCCGCGGCGGCGACCACGCGCCCGGCGAGACGGTCGACATTTACAACGTCATGTGCCACGCCAACCACCCCGCCGAGCCGCTGCGCAAGGTTGGCTCTGTGCCTCAGGCGGCGCGCACGTACACCTATTTCCAGATCGCCTATCCGTTCATGAACGAACGTCAGGTCATCATCGGCGAGTTCACCTGGACGGGCCGGCCAGAGCTGGCGTCGCCGCAGGGCATCTTCTACATCGAAAATCTCGAGGCGCTGGCGCTGGCCCGCTGCGCCACCGCGCGCGACGCCGTGCGCCTGATGGGACAGTTCGCCGAACAATACGGCTACGCCGACGGCGGCGAAACGCTGGTCGTCGGCGACCCCAACGAAGCCTGGGTCTTCGAGATCGTTGGCGCCGGAACGGACTGGGAGCCGGGCTGCGGACGTCCCGGCGCGCACTGGGCGGCGCGGCGCATCCCCGACGACGGCTTTTTCGTGGGCGCCAACCGCTCGCGCCTCGGCGTCATCGAACTGGCCGAGAGCGACGCGCTCATGCTCGGCTCGGAGCTGACCGCGTACCCGGAAAAACAGGGCTGGTGGAAGCGGGGCGAGCCGTTCGACTTCTCCGGGATCTTCAATCCCGAACCGTACGGCTACGCCTTTTACGCCTCGCGCCGCGAGTGGCGCGCGCTGAACCTCGTCGCGCCGTCGCAGCAGTTCCCCGTCGTCACCTGCCGCGAAGCCTATCCGTTCAGCGTCGTTCCCGACAAGAAGCTGACCGTGCGGGATCTGATAGACGTTTACAGCGACCATCTCGAAGGCACCGAGTACGACCTCACCAAGGGACTGGCGGCCGGCCCCTTCGGCTGCCCCGTGCGCTGGTTCACGCCCGCCGCGAGCCGTCCCGAAGGGCGCAAAACCGACGACTGGGAGCGCTCCATCGCCATCTACCGCTGCGCGTACAGTTTCGTGGCGCAGTGCCGCGGCTGGCTGCCCGATCCCGTGGGCGGCGTGCTGTGGTTCGGGCTGGGTTCTCCCGATACGACCGTCTACGTGCCGGTCTACTGCGGCGCGCTGGACGTACCCGCGCCGTGGAGCGAGGGCAAGAGCCACGTCTTCGACCGCGACTGCGCCTGGTGGGCGTTTACGCTGGTCAACAACTGGGCCTGTCTGAGATGGGACGCCATGTACAGGGACATCCGCGCCCGCCGCGCCCGGTACGAAGAGCGTTTCTTCGCCGCGCAGACGGGCTTCGAGAACGAGATCGCCGACCTCTGCTCCCGCGGCCGCGAAGAAGAAGCCGCCCGGCGCGTTACCGAACACACCTGCGCGCAGATGGACGAGCTGTGCGAGGGGTGGTGGAGCTTCGCCTTCGAGCTGATCGGAAAGTACCACGACGGCGGCGTGATGACGCCTCAGGGCGCGATGACGACGCCCGGCTATCCTGCCGAGTGGCTGGAACGGGTCGATTTCGGCGCGACGTCGGAACGCGACCTGAAAAAACTGGGCGGCCAAAAGCTCAGCGGCTCGTTCTCGGGCATTTCGCTGTAAAGAAACAAGACAAGACGACACAATGGGGGAGGGCGAGCAGCCGGATAAAATCCAGCCGTTCGCCCTCCCCCATTTTCGACGGAAAACGCCTGATTTCTTTTTCTCGTCGTCGCGCCGTCCCGGCATCTTTCGGGATCCAACACGGAATGTTCCACGTGGAACATCAAAAATCGGGAAATGAGACAAAAAACTTTCGCGTCACGGCGACGTCACCGCGATTTTCATTTCCTCAGCGCGTAACGGTTCGTGGGACGGCCGACTTTCTGATATTCCAGCTCCAGCGTCGCCTCGCCGGCGGCGACCAGATATTCCAGATAGCGGCGCGCCGTGATGCGCGAGATCTTGAGGGCCTGCGCCGTTTCAACGGAAGACAGCGGCGAGGCGGCGTGCCCGAGGAGGTTCTTCACCTGCTGCAGCGTCTGCGGGTTCAGCCCCTTGGGCAGATCGTTGGCGGCCGTATCCTTCTGCTGGACTTGAAGCAGTTTGTCCAGCTCCTTCTGATCGATCTGGTCGGCGCCGCGGTTGAGACGGTTTTCCAGCTGCTGGAACGAACGCAGCGACGTCTGGATGCGTTCGAAGACGAAGGGCTTGATCACGTAATCGAAAGCCCCCGCCTTGAGCACGGCGTTGATCGTGTTGGTGTCGCGCGACGCCGACACGACGATGACGCCGACGGTACGGTTCATCTCGCGGATCCTCTGCAGCGTGGCCACGCCGTCCATGCCCGGCAAAAAGACGTCCAGGATCACGAGGCGGACGGGATGCCGCTGCAAAAACTCCAGCGCGTCCTTGCCGCTGGAGACCACTCCCGCGACGATAAATCCCGGGACGGCGCCGATAAACTGGCGATGGATCGCCGCCACCATCGGATCGTCTTCGACAATGAGCACATCAATAGCTTCCGGCATCAGAGAGCTCCTCCTGTTTCTTCGGAAGAGGGATCGTCACGGTGAAATCCGTGTACTCCCCCTCCGCAAAATCCACTGAAATGTCGCCGCCAAGCGACGTTACGATATTGCTGATCGTATAAAGTCCAAAGCCCGAAGGGCGGCCTCTTTTCTTGGTGCTGAACCCCTTGTCGAAAAGCCGTTCCGCGATGCGGGCGTTCATCAGCCCGGCGTTGTCGCGCACGCTCAGGAAGATGTAGCCCGATTCGTCGTACATGGAAAAACGGATCTCGGAACGTTCGTCGACGCCCTTTTCCTGAAGCGCTTCCACCGCGTTCTGCATCAGATTGCCGACGACGATCACCAGCGACCGCTCGCTGATCTCGGCGCTGTGATCGGCGCAGGAGCTGTCGGCTTCGAGAACAAAATTGATGCCCTGCTCGCGGCACAGTCCGGCTTTGCCCATCAGCACGCCGCAGACGGCGGCGTTTTTGATCCGCTCCGTCATGAACGAATGCGCCGACTGGCTCGAATCGGTCTCCGCGGCGATGTAGGCCACCGCCTTGTCGTACTGTCCCAGCTGGATCAGGCCGGAAATGGCCTGGAGCGTGTTCATGAACTCGTGATTGTGGATGCGCAGCGACTCCACGTACATCTTCACGCCCGTCATCTCCTCCGCCATGGCCTGCAGCTCGGAAAGGTCGCGCAGCGTGACGATGGCGCCGTAGCAGCGGCCGCTGATAAACACCGGCACTTTGTTGCACGACACCAGCGCCTCGCGCAGGTTCTGCTCGAGATTGTACACGGGCTGACAGTCGTCGATCACCCTGCGGATGTCGAGCCCGGGGATCAGTTCGTCGGCGATCTTGCCGACGTCGCTGTCCTTCAGGTCCAGCAGCAGCTTGGCGATGCGGTTCAGCATCGTGATCCGCCCCGCGGGATCGACGGCCAGGATCCCGTCGCAGACGAAATCGAGGATCCGGTCGCGCTCGTTGGAAGCGATGCGGATCTTTCGCTTCAGTTCGTGGTTCCAGAAGAGGATCGCGCCGACGAACAACAAAACGACACAGCCCGCCTGCACGAGAATCCGCGGACTGAGCAGGAATTCATCGTATTGCCCCAGCCATTTGTTCATCACGGCGTTATAGCGCCCGTCGAGCTTCATTTCCGCCAGCGC
This sequence is a window from Pyramidobacter sp. YE332. Protein-coding genes within it:
- a CDS encoding C69 family dipeptidase; amino-acid sequence: MFFSVLLVLLTLGALLASASAARGCTTMGAGRQATADGSVLVTHSCDGWYDQRLRVIRGGDHAPGETVDIYNVMCHANHPAEPLRKVGSVPQAARTYTYFQIAYPFMNERQVIIGEFTWTGRPELASPQGIFYIENLEALALARCATARDAVRLMGQFAEQYGYADGGETLVVGDPNEAWVFEIVGAGTDWEPGCGRPGAHWAARRIPDDGFFVGANRSRLGVIELAESDALMLGSELTAYPEKQGWWKRGEPFDFSGIFNPEPYGYAFYASRREWRALNLVAPSQQFPVVTCREAYPFSVVPDKKLTVRDLIDVYSDHLEGTEYDLTKGLAAGPFGCPVRWFTPAASRPEGRKTDDWERSIAIYRCAYSFVAQCRGWLPDPVGGVLWFGLGSPDTTVYVPVYCGALDVPAPWSEGKSHVFDRDCAWWAFTLVNNWACLRWDAMYRDIRARRARYEERFFAAQTGFENEIADLCSRGREEEAARRVTEHTCAQMDELCEGWWSFAFELIGKYHDGGVMTPQGAMTTPGYPAEWLERVDFGATSERDLKKLGGQKLSGSFSGISL
- a CDS encoding response regulator — protein: MPEAIDVLIVEDDPMVAAIHRQFIGAVPGFIVAGVVSSGKDALEFLQRHPVRLVILDVFLPGMDGVATLQRIREMNRTVGVIVVSASRDTNTINAVLKAGAFDYVIKPFVFERIQTSLRSFQQLENRLNRGADQIDQKELDKLLQVQQKDTAANDLPKGLNPQTLQQVKNLLGHAASPLSSVETAQALKISRITARRYLEYLVAAGEATLELEYQKVGRPTNRYALRK
- a CDS encoding transporter substrate-binding domain-containing protein: MTRIFRAVLRTTLPLFCLMQILWSGKTAAGVEAVPDMVIGAGEGRTIRVLCMETQPPYLQIDSRGTMRGVYVDLLELIAQKEKMRFLLSPRGAGDVRNSMYQIQPEIVLGSLYPVDPEQERFGYLAVRNLDPIDPGMAENVARILEGFPEAERDSLCFALPFLWESSTVFLPSGRTDGLNELRGKRICVVAGAPEEKFLTNLGFKKEIMHCPSAADGLRILAAGMCDAFVCETFQGRYQLEQTRRYRYAIDARKLPLQSYERGLVVLHGDVAMTLKIGHALAEMKLDGRYNAVMNKWLGQYDEFLLSPRILVQAGCVVLLFVGAILFWNHELKRKIRIASNERDRILDFVCDGILAVDPAGRITMLNRIAKLLLDLKDSDVGKIADELIPGLDIRRVIDDCQPVYNLEQNLREALVSCNKVPVFISGRCYGAIVTLRDLSELQAMAEEMTGVKMYVESLRIHNHEFMNTLQAISGLIQLGQYDKAVAYIAAETDSSQSAHSFMTERIKNAAVCGVLMGKAGLCREQGINFVLEADSSCADHSAEISERSLVIVVGNLMQNAVEALQEKGVDERSEIRFSMYDESGYIFLSVRDNAGLMNARIAERLFDKGFSTKKRGRPSGFGLYTISNIVTSLGGDISVDFAEGEYTDFTVTIPLPKKQEELSDAGSY